A region from the Chanodichthys erythropterus isolate Z2021 chromosome 5, ASM2448905v1, whole genome shotgun sequence genome encodes:
- the maco1b gene encoding macoilin-2 isoform X2 has protein sequence MKRRNADCSKLRRPLKRNRITEGIYGSTFLYLKFLVVWALVLLADFVLEFRFEYLWPFWLFIRSVYDSFRYQGLAFSVFFVCVAFTSDIICLLFIPVQWLFFAASTYVWVQYVWHTERGVCLPTVSLWILFVYIEAAIRFKDLKHFHVDLCRPFAAHCIGYPVVTLGFGFKSYVSYKMRLRKQKEVQKENEFYMQLLQQALPPEQQLIQRQEREAEEAASKGIQDVDSPTVAQNGSAGSKKPSSNTLPELEYREKERGKNESKKQHNHNQNHHSSTSSSILPSVDSKAQEMEYMENHVNSKRLSSSDLLGSTENLLKDEHSSSSSSSSSSNSNKNYKNASGGGGGGGSSSPRGHGTANGSVPSSSGPSSSSSSKGDRKQKCGGGKNATSHRDPVENCIPNNQLSKPEALVRLEQDVKKLKADLQASRQTEQDLRSQLGSLGSSERSIRSELGQLRQENELLQNKLHNAVQAKQKDKQTVGQLEKRLKAEQDARAAAEKLLAEEKKRKKLEEATAARAVALAAATRGECTESLRRRISELETECKKLTLDIKVKEDQIRELELKVQELHKYKESEKDTEVLMSALSAMQDKTQHLENSLSAETRIKLDLFSALGDAKRQLEIAQGQILQKDQEIKDLKQKIAEVMAVMPSVVYSSDTGSMTPVTPHYSSKFMDTSPSGLDPNASVYQPMKK, from the exons ATGAAGCGGCGCAATGCGGACTGCAGCAAGCTCCGACGGCCCTTAAAACGGAACCGAATCACCGAGGGGATCTACGGCAG TACGTTCCTGTACCTGAAGTTTCTGGTGGTCTGGGCGCTGGTGCTGCTGGCAGACTTCGTGCTGGAGTTCCGCTTCGAGTACCTCTGGCCTTTCTGGCTTTTCATTCGCAGTGTTTACGACTCCTTCAGATACCAGGGcctg GCTTTCtcagtgttttttgtgtgtgtggcgTTCACATCAGATATTATATGTCTGCTGTTCATCCCAGTGCAGTGGCTGTTCTTTGCAGCCAGCACATATGTGTGGGTACAGTACGTCTGGCACACAG AGCGAGGGGTCTGCCTCCCCACTGTGTCGCTTTGGatactttttgtttatattgaGGCAGCTATCAGATTTAAAGATTTGAAGCACTTCCACGTGGACTTGTGTCGCCCGTTTGCAGCGCACTG TATCGGGTACCCGGTGGTGACGCTGGGCTTTGGTTTTAAGAGTTATGTAAGTTATAAGATGCGTTTGCGGAAACAGAAAGAAGTGCAGAAAGAGAACGAATTTTACATGCAGCTGCTGCAGCAGGCACTTCCTCCAGAACAACAGCTCATACAGAGACAAGAGAGGGAAGCAGAGGAGG CAGCATCTAAAGGCATTCAAGATGTAGACTCTCCAACCGTGGCACAGAACGGCTCGGCGGGCAGTAAAAAGCCCTCGTCCAACACGTTACCAGAGCTGGAATACAGAGAGAAAGAACGAGGCAAGAACGAGTCCAAAAAGCAACACAACCACAACCAGAACCATCACAGCAGCACCAGCAGCAGCATCTTACCGTCAGTAGACAGTAAAGCTCAGGAGATGGAGTACATGGAGAACCACGTGAACAGTAAGAGACTGAGCAGCTCAGATCTGCTGGGCAGCACTGAGAACCTGCTGAAAGATGAACAttcttcatcctcctcctcttcatccTCCTCCAACTCcaacaaaaattacaaaaatgccagcggaggaggaggaggaggagggagctCCTCGCCCCGGGGACACGGAACAGCCAACGGCAGCGTGCCGTCTTCCTCCGGGCCTTCGTCCTCTTCCTCGAGTAAGGGGGACAGAAAACAGAAGTGTGGAGGAGGGAAGAACGCAACGTCGCACAGAGACCCTGTGGAAAACTGCATTCCCAACAATCAGCTGAGCAAACCCGAGGCGCTCGTCAG gcTGGAGCAGGACGTTAAGAAGCTGAAGGCAGATCTGCAGGCAAGCAGACAGACCGAACAGGATCTGCGCAGTCAGCTGGGCTCTCTGGGCAGCTCTGAACGCAGCATACGCTCCGAGCTCGGTCAGCTGCGTCAGGAGAACGAGCTGCTGCAAAACAA actTCACAACGCTGTGCAGGCGAAGCAGAAGGACAAGCAGACGGTGGGGCAGCTGGAGAAGCGTCTGAAGGCAGAACAGGACGCTCGTGCTGCAGCAGAGAAACTGTTAGCAGAGGAAAAGAAGCGCAAGAAGCTGGAGGAGGCCACGGCGGCCCGTGCTGTCGCTCTCGCTGCTGCAACCAG gggTGAGTGCACAGAGTCTCTGAGGAGGAGGATTTCTGAGCTGGAGACGGAGTGTAAGAAACTCACACTTGACATCAAGGTGAAAGAGGATCAAATCAGAGAGCTGGAGCTCAAAGTTCAA GAACTACATAAATATAAGGAGAGCGAGAAGGACACAGAGGTTCTGATGTCAGCGCTGTCAGCCATGCAGGATAAGACCCAGCACCTGGAAAACAGCCTCAGTGCTGAGACCCGAATTAAGCTGGACCTCTTCTCTGCCCTCGGAGACGCTAAGAGACAGCTGGAGATCGCACAAG
- the maco1b gene encoding macoilin-2 isoform X1: protein MKRRNADCSKLRRPLKRNRITEGIYGSTFLYLKFLVVWALVLLADFVLEFRFEYLWPFWLFIRSVYDSFRYQGLAFSVFFVCVAFTSDIICLLFIPVQWLFFAASTYVWVQYVWHTERGVCLPTVSLWILFVYIEAAIRFKDLKHFHVDLCRPFAAHCIGYPVVTLGFGFKSYVSYKMRLRKQKEVQKENEFYMQLLQQALPPEQQLIQRQEREAEEAAASKGIQDVDSPTVAQNGSAGSKKPSSNTLPELEYREKERGKNESKKQHNHNQNHHSSTSSSILPSVDSKAQEMEYMENHVNSKRLSSSDLLGSTENLLKDEHSSSSSSSSSSNSNKNYKNASGGGGGGGSSSPRGHGTANGSVPSSSGPSSSSSSKGDRKQKCGGGKNATSHRDPVENCIPNNQLSKPEALVRLEQDVKKLKADLQASRQTEQDLRSQLGSLGSSERSIRSELGQLRQENELLQNKLHNAVQAKQKDKQTVGQLEKRLKAEQDARAAAEKLLAEEKKRKKLEEATAARAVALAAATRGECTESLRRRISELETECKKLTLDIKVKEDQIRELELKVQELHKYKESEKDTEVLMSALSAMQDKTQHLENSLSAETRIKLDLFSALGDAKRQLEIAQGQILQKDQEIKDLKQKIAEVMAVMPSVVYSSDTGSMTPVTPHYSSKFMDTSPSGLDPNASVYQPMKK, encoded by the exons ATGAAGCGGCGCAATGCGGACTGCAGCAAGCTCCGACGGCCCTTAAAACGGAACCGAATCACCGAGGGGATCTACGGCAG TACGTTCCTGTACCTGAAGTTTCTGGTGGTCTGGGCGCTGGTGCTGCTGGCAGACTTCGTGCTGGAGTTCCGCTTCGAGTACCTCTGGCCTTTCTGGCTTTTCATTCGCAGTGTTTACGACTCCTTCAGATACCAGGGcctg GCTTTCtcagtgttttttgtgtgtgtggcgTTCACATCAGATATTATATGTCTGCTGTTCATCCCAGTGCAGTGGCTGTTCTTTGCAGCCAGCACATATGTGTGGGTACAGTACGTCTGGCACACAG AGCGAGGGGTCTGCCTCCCCACTGTGTCGCTTTGGatactttttgtttatattgaGGCAGCTATCAGATTTAAAGATTTGAAGCACTTCCACGTGGACTTGTGTCGCCCGTTTGCAGCGCACTG TATCGGGTACCCGGTGGTGACGCTGGGCTTTGGTTTTAAGAGTTATGTAAGTTATAAGATGCGTTTGCGGAAACAGAAAGAAGTGCAGAAAGAGAACGAATTTTACATGCAGCTGCTGCAGCAGGCACTTCCTCCAGAACAACAGCTCATACAGAGACAAGAGAGGGAAGCAGAGGAGG CAGCAGCATCTAAAGGCATTCAAGATGTAGACTCTCCAACCGTGGCACAGAACGGCTCGGCGGGCAGTAAAAAGCCCTCGTCCAACACGTTACCAGAGCTGGAATACAGAGAGAAAGAACGAGGCAAGAACGAGTCCAAAAAGCAACACAACCACAACCAGAACCATCACAGCAGCACCAGCAGCAGCATCTTACCGTCAGTAGACAGTAAAGCTCAGGAGATGGAGTACATGGAGAACCACGTGAACAGTAAGAGACTGAGCAGCTCAGATCTGCTGGGCAGCACTGAGAACCTGCTGAAAGATGAACAttcttcatcctcctcctcttcatccTCCTCCAACTCcaacaaaaattacaaaaatgccagcggaggaggaggaggaggagggagctCCTCGCCCCGGGGACACGGAACAGCCAACGGCAGCGTGCCGTCTTCCTCCGGGCCTTCGTCCTCTTCCTCGAGTAAGGGGGACAGAAAACAGAAGTGTGGAGGAGGGAAGAACGCAACGTCGCACAGAGACCCTGTGGAAAACTGCATTCCCAACAATCAGCTGAGCAAACCCGAGGCGCTCGTCAG gcTGGAGCAGGACGTTAAGAAGCTGAAGGCAGATCTGCAGGCAAGCAGACAGACCGAACAGGATCTGCGCAGTCAGCTGGGCTCTCTGGGCAGCTCTGAACGCAGCATACGCTCCGAGCTCGGTCAGCTGCGTCAGGAGAACGAGCTGCTGCAAAACAA actTCACAACGCTGTGCAGGCGAAGCAGAAGGACAAGCAGACGGTGGGGCAGCTGGAGAAGCGTCTGAAGGCAGAACAGGACGCTCGTGCTGCAGCAGAGAAACTGTTAGCAGAGGAAAAGAAGCGCAAGAAGCTGGAGGAGGCCACGGCGGCCCGTGCTGTCGCTCTCGCTGCTGCAACCAG gggTGAGTGCACAGAGTCTCTGAGGAGGAGGATTTCTGAGCTGGAGACGGAGTGTAAGAAACTCACACTTGACATCAAGGTGAAAGAGGATCAAATCAGAGAGCTGGAGCTCAAAGTTCAA GAACTACATAAATATAAGGAGAGCGAGAAGGACACAGAGGTTCTGATGTCAGCGCTGTCAGCCATGCAGGATAAGACCCAGCACCTGGAAAACAGCCTCAGTGCTGAGACCCGAATTAAGCTGGACCTCTTCTCTGCCCTCGGAGACGCTAAGAGACAGCTGGAGATCGCACAAG